A portion of the Halopelagius inordinatus genome contains these proteins:
- a CDS encoding 1,4-dihydroxy-2-naphthoyl-CoA synthase, with protein MVSDIFDEERWRQVDGADEFDDITYHRAEDVPVVRIAFDRPELRNAFRPGTVDELYAALDHARKQADVGCVLLTGNGPSPKDGGWAFCAGGDQSVRGGSGYEYREGDDVDESDDELVREAKAGRLHVLEVQRLIRFMPKPVVAVVPGWAVGGGHSLHVVCDLTLASEEHAKFLQTDPDVASFDGGFGSAYLAKQIGQKKAREVFFRGKTYSAEEAVEMGMANEAIPHEELEDVALEWADEMTKKSPTAMRMLKYAFNMADDGMVGQQVFAGEATRLAYMTEEAQEGRDAFLEKREPEFRQYPWYY; from the coding sequence ATGGTTTCCGACATCTTCGACGAAGAGCGGTGGCGTCAGGTCGACGGCGCGGACGAGTTCGACGACATCACCTACCACCGCGCGGAGGACGTGCCGGTCGTCAGAATCGCGTTCGACCGACCCGAACTCCGGAACGCGTTCCGCCCGGGGACGGTGGACGAACTGTACGCCGCACTCGACCACGCCCGCAAACAGGCGGACGTGGGGTGTGTCCTCCTCACCGGGAACGGCCCGTCGCCGAAGGACGGAGGCTGGGCGTTCTGTGCGGGCGGCGACCAGTCGGTCCGCGGGGGGTCGGGCTACGAGTACCGCGAGGGCGACGACGTGGACGAGTCCGACGACGAACTCGTCCGCGAGGCGAAGGCCGGTCGCCTCCACGTCCTCGAAGTCCAGCGACTCATCCGCTTCATGCCGAAACCCGTCGTCGCCGTCGTCCCGGGGTGGGCCGTCGGCGGCGGCCACTCGCTTCACGTCGTCTGCGACCTGACGTTGGCCTCCGAGGAACACGCGAAGTTCCTCCAGACCGACCCGGACGTGGCCTCCTTCGACGGCGGGTTCGGCTCCGCGTACCTCGCGAAACAGATCGGCCAGAAGAAGGCCCGCGAGGTGTTCTTCCGCGGAAAGACCTACTCCGCCGAGGAAGCCGTCGAGATGGGCATGGCCAACGAGGCGATTCCGCACGAGGAACTCGAAGACGTTGCTCTGGAGTGGGCCGACGAGATGACGAAGAAGTCGCCGACGGCGATGCGGATGCTCAAGTACGCGTTCAACATGGCCGACGACGGCATGGTCGGCCAACAGGTGTTCGCGGGCGAAGCGACGCGTCTCGCCTACATGACCGAGGAGGCCCAAGAGGGTCGCGACGCGTTCTTAGAGAAGCGCGAACCCGAGTTCCGACAGTACCCCTGGTACTACTAA
- the menD gene encoding 2-succinyl-5-enolpyruvyl-6-hydroxy-3-cyclohexene-1-carboxylic-acid synthase, translating to MTAPNRNTLWARAFVDELAEGGVSAVCITPGSRSTPLTAAFDRHEDIHVFSHLDERSSAYFALGRARRTGDVTPLVCTSGTAAANFHPAVIEAYQSRVPLLLLTADRPPELRDSGANQTIDQEKLYGDAVRWYKDLPEPEADSRKLRSLRTTAARALSTATGTPSGPVHLNVPFRKPLEPTPVAGDVPDDLSELAASGRDGAFVKTTPGVPELSDDELRSLAERISVPRGLVVAGPADAPGVDAEAVAAFAHASGFPVLADPLSSVRFGGHVRVTPTLGGYDSFLDPRVTAEWPDPEVVIRFGASPTSKTLRNYLARTDAEQLVVDPGGEWREAEFTATELVVADPSRLLARLSRLVAGPGSAEWRRRFEAAEDAHWDAFDDEENLPAEGRVLADVTELAPQPSTVFVSNSMPVRDADRFARPTTKARTVLGNRGASGIDGIASTALGAGSATTDDLTLVTGDVAYYHDTNGLLALDRCDVDATVVLINNDGGGIFHMLPIEEYDPPFTSQFKTPHGLDFEPTADLYGLSYARVAGDDRDGFREAYAEATSSAGSHVVEVVTDAEESHRARESLHERVVDRLTDGG from the coding sequence ATGACCGCACCTAACCGCAACACCCTCTGGGCGCGCGCGTTCGTAGACGAACTGGCCGAAGGCGGCGTCTCCGCCGTCTGTATCACCCCCGGTAGTCGCTCGACGCCGCTGACCGCGGCGTTCGACCGACACGAGGATATCCACGTCTTCTCGCACCTCGACGAACGCTCCTCTGCGTACTTCGCACTCGGCCGCGCACGGCGGACGGGCGACGTAACGCCCCTCGTCTGTACCTCGGGCACCGCCGCGGCGAACTTCCACCCCGCGGTGATAGAGGCGTACCAGTCGCGGGTCCCGCTTTTGCTTTTGACCGCGGACCGCCCGCCGGAACTCCGCGACTCCGGCGCGAACCAGACGATAGACCAAGAGAAACTGTACGGCGACGCCGTCCGGTGGTACAAGGACCTCCCCGAACCCGAGGCGGACTCGCGGAAACTCCGCTCGCTTCGGACGACGGCGGCGCGCGCCCTCTCTACTGCGACGGGGACGCCGTCGGGACCGGTCCACCTCAACGTCCCGTTCCGCAAACCGCTGGAACCGACGCCCGTGGCGGGCGACGTGCCCGACGACCTGTCCGAACTGGCGGCGTCGGGCCGAGACGGCGCGTTCGTGAAGACGACGCCGGGCGTCCCCGAACTCTCCGACGACGAACTGCGGTCGCTCGCGGAACGCATCTCGGTGCCGCGCGGACTCGTCGTTGCCGGACCGGCGGACGCCCCCGGCGTGGACGCGGAAGCGGTCGCCGCGTTCGCGCACGCGAGCGGATTCCCCGTCCTCGCGGACCCCCTGTCGAGCGTCCGATTCGGCGGCCACGTCCGCGTCACGCCGACGCTCGGAGGGTACGACTCCTTTCTCGACCCGCGCGTCACCGCCGAGTGGCCCGACCCCGAGGTGGTGATTCGCTTCGGCGCGTCACCCACCTCGAAGACGCTCCGGAACTACCTCGCTCGGACGGACGCAGAACAACTCGTCGTAGACCCGGGCGGCGAGTGGCGCGAGGCGGAGTTCACCGCGACGGAACTCGTCGTCGCGGACCCCTCCAGACTCCTCGCTCGCCTCTCTCGTCTCGTCGCCGGGCCCGGAAGCGCCGAGTGGCGTCGGCGGTTCGAGGCGGCCGAAGATGCCCACTGGGACGCGTTCGACGACGAGGAGAACCTCCCCGCCGAGGGGCGCGTCCTCGCGGACGTGACCGAACTCGCTCCCCAACCCTCGACCGTCTTCGTCTCGAACTCGATGCCGGTCCGGGACGCGGACCGGTTCGCCCGCCCGACGACGAAGGCGCGGACCGTCCTCGGGAACCGCGGAGCCTCGGGTATCGACGGCATCGCCTCCACCGCACTCGGCGCGGGAAGCGCGACGACCGACGACCTGACTCTCGTGACGGGTGACGTCGCCTACTACCACGACACGAACGGACTGCTCGCTCTCGACCGGTGCGACGTGGACGCGACGGTGGTGCTGATAAACAACGACGGCGGCGGCATCTTCCACATGCTCCCGATAGAGGAGTACGACCCACCCTTCACCTCGCAGTTCAAGACGCCGCACGGCCTCGATTTCGAACCGACGGCCGACCTCTACGGACTCTCGTACGCGCGCGTCGCGGGCGACGACCGAGACGGCTTCCGCGAGGCGTACGCCGAAGCGACGTCCTCGGCGGGGTCGCACGTCGTCGAAGTCGTCACCGACGCGGAGGAAAGCCACCGCGCCCGCGAGAGCCTCCACGAACGCGTCGTGGACCGACTGACCGACGGCGGCTGA
- a CDS encoding isochorismate synthase yields the protein MESLGTDEVGSRPVSRSVRISEPPFRAVLRAADAPRTVWSAPDEATVVGSDAAATITANGPNRFERVREAAESLFSSGDVHAGTEAARPRLFGGFAFHDDSVSGSPWEQFPGARFVLPRVQVTYADNGTWLTVNAVGPDADSDAVEAELDRHRERLGSLSASGDSGGPPGVVGRRRTTAKDDWRSSVDAAVERIRAGDLQKVVLAQALDVDLADELSVPDVLARLGEAYPDCYRFLVEPDGDDDGPRASFFGATPERLVGLRGRTVETDALAGTTGRGETPAEDEWLATELLEDEKNVHEHELVAETIRDQLAPFASSVNAGTRRVKRLATVQHLWTPITAELAADEHVLSLVEALHPTPAVGGLPPDRALATIRETEPFDRGWYAAPVGWIDAAGYGSFAVALRSAVSRGTAATLFAGVGVVSDSDPDREWDEVQLKYRPILDELERP from the coding sequence ATGGAATCGCTGGGGACTGACGAGGTGGGTTCGCGTCCCGTCAGCAGGTCGGTCCGTATCTCGGAACCGCCGTTCCGCGCCGTCCTTCGCGCCGCGGACGCGCCGCGGACGGTCTGGTCTGCGCCCGACGAGGCGACGGTGGTCGGAAGCGACGCGGCGGCGACGATAACCGCGAACGGCCCGAACCGGTTCGAACGCGTCCGCGAGGCCGCGGAATCGCTGTTCTCGTCGGGGGACGTCCACGCCGGAACCGAGGCGGCCCGTCCCCGACTGTTCGGCGGGTTCGCGTTTCACGACGACAGCGTCTCGGGGTCGCCGTGGGAGCAGTTCCCCGGCGCGCGCTTCGTCCTCCCGCGCGTGCAGGTGACGTACGCCGACAACGGGACGTGGCTGACGGTCAACGCGGTCGGTCCCGACGCGGACTCCGATGCGGTCGAGGCGGAACTCGACCGCCACCGCGAACGCCTCGGGTCGCTCTCTGCGTCCGGCGACTCGGGCGGTCCGCCAGGCGTCGTCGGACGCCGACGGACCACGGCCAAAGACGACTGGCGGTCGAGCGTCGACGCCGCCGTCGAACGCATCCGCGCGGGCGACCTGCAGAAAGTCGTCCTCGCGCAGGCTCTCGACGTCGATTTGGCGGACGAACTCTCCGTTCCGGACGTTCTGGCTCGACTCGGCGAGGCGTACCCCGACTGCTATCGCTTCCTCGTCGAACCCGACGGCGACGACGACGGACCGCGGGCCTCCTTTTTCGGCGCGACGCCCGAACGACTCGTCGGCCTCCGCGGGCGGACCGTCGAGACGGACGCCCTCGCCGGAACGACGGGTCGCGGCGAGACGCCTGCCGAAGACGAGTGGCTGGCGACCGAACTGCTCGAAGACGAGAAGAACGTCCACGAACACGAACTCGTCGCGGAGACGATTCGCGACCAACTCGCGCCGTTCGCCTCGTCGGTGAACGCCGGGACGCGCCGGGTGAAGCGTCTCGCCACCGTCCAACATCTCTGGACGCCGATAACGGCGGAACTCGCGGCGGACGAACACGTTCTCTCTCTGGTCGAGGCGCTTCACCCGACGCCCGCCGTCGGCGGGTTACCGCCGGACCGCGCGCTCGCGACGATACGCGAGACGGAACCGTTCGACCGCGGGTGGTACGCCGCCCCGGTCGGGTGGATAGACGCCGCAGGCTACGGTTCGTTCGCCGTCGCCCTCCGGTCTGCGGTCTCCCGCGGTACCGCGGCGACGCTGTTTGCGGGCGTCGGCGTCGTCTCGGACTCGGACCCGGACCGCGAGTGGGACGAAGTGCAACTGAAGTACCGACCGATACTCGACGAACTGGAACGTCCCTGA
- a CDS encoding sulfite oxidase-like oxidoreductase, which produces MAKDVTGLYEEFGDERLPPGQRETSRFPVLSKSGTPSWDRDSWQFEVWGAVEDDLALSYEEFTSLPAETQRQDFHCVTGWSKFDCEFTGVTFPTLAERAGVDDEAVHVMFHALDGYTTNLSLEECQRREVMLVYEYDGEPLPSDHGGPLRVVTPHKYAYKGAKWVSGVEFLTEPERGYWEKRGYSNTANPWNEERYS; this is translated from the coding sequence ATGGCGAAAGACGTCACGGGCCTGTACGAGGAGTTCGGCGACGAGCGACTCCCGCCGGGACAGAGAGAGACGTCTCGGTTCCCCGTCCTCTCGAAGAGCGGAACCCCCTCGTGGGACCGAGACTCGTGGCAGTTCGAGGTGTGGGGAGCGGTCGAAGACGACCTGGCTCTCTCCTACGAGGAGTTCACTTCGCTCCCCGCCGAGACGCAACGACAGGACTTCCACTGCGTCACCGGGTGGAGCAAGTTCGACTGCGAGTTCACCGGCGTCACGTTTCCGACACTCGCAGAACGGGCGGGAGTGGACGACGAGGCGGTCCACGTCATGTTCCACGCCCTCGACGGCTACACGACCAACCTCTCGTTAGAGGAGTGTCAGCGCCGAGAGGTCATGCTCGTCTACGAGTACGACGGCGAACCCCTCCCGTCGGACCACGGCGGCCCCCTCCGCGTCGTGACGCCCCACAAGTACGCCTACAAGGGCGCAAAGTGGGTTTCCGGCGTCGAGTTCCTCACCGAACCCGAACGCGGCTACTGGGAGAAACGCGGCTACTCGAACACGGCGAACCCGTGGAACGAAGAGCGGTACAGTTGA
- a CDS encoding ribbon-helix-helix domain-containing protein has translation MPKVNINVPEHLEMQIAQLVEQGEFVSREEAISELLSTGIRAFKTSGPIDDDDRGYEDDGMMGHEDEYVF, from the coding sequence ATGCCCAAAGTCAACATAAACGTACCAGAGCACCTCGAGATGCAGATCGCACAGCTCGTCGAACAGGGCGAGTTCGTCAGCCGCGAAGAGGCGATCTCCGAACTCCTCTCGACCGGAATCCGCGCGTTCAAAACGAGCGGCCCTATCGACGACGACGACCGGGGGTACGAGGACGACGGAATGATGGGTCACGAAGACGAGTACGTCTTCTGA
- a CDS encoding UPF0058 family protein: MHKDELLELHEQMLIIKNNFAAREDVDSSIFDAYDQLEVDPSHVHKSKSEHKHAVFVLGNALATAMSEDEFSNAGRVGKRMQELADDAESKL, from the coding sequence ATGCACAAGGACGAACTCCTCGAACTCCACGAACAGATGCTCATCATCAAAAACAACTTCGCCGCGCGCGAGGACGTCGATTCGTCGATATTCGACGCCTACGACCAACTCGAAGTGGACCCCTCGCACGTCCACAAATCCAAGAGCGAACACAAACACGCCGTGTTCGTGCTCGGAAACGCTCTCGCGACGGCGATGAGCGAAGACGAGTTCTCGAACGCCGGGCGCGTCGGAAAGCGGATGCAGGAACTCGCAGACGATGCGGAATCGAAGCTCTGA
- a CDS encoding rhomboid family intramembrane serine protease, with the protein MIDVPGWVPIQQGAIVVAFLVAGIAVYAIDRPGGRWGAALRRRFLLGIPWGTVVTVGFVVGVYLFLQGGLRHWHTPVTIPFRAWSYFYPLGMVTAGFSHNGVGHLLGNLAATLTLAPLAEYAWGHYPRKRGSTSMSSWRTNPYVRAFVVFPAVVLVVGLATSVFALGPVIGFSGVVFAFAGFALVNYPLKTVVALAAGRALRLVYNAMQEPTVTASGRPTYITPWWADIAIQGHALGLFIGVILGLYVVRARPATDRPSALKLWTGSVLFAVSQSMWAIYWYRGGETYVLFRAVGLALVVVLALVVVFAAVTSDRPTLTHAFDGQFSFRRWQAGAACLVVAAAAVSGPAVPYNLYTANGGDLPGEPVQVEDYEVTYAEDVPNGMVSAFQFDAFGETTNVDTSGVIVESESRAIWTTAVSKGRLAFAGRAPITLGGVGWRETVYAERDGWVAVGGGTAYRVALRNDGESRIVHTSEAATAGPVIAGRNVSVVPTADGYYIEVERRDETVSALVPERGESVTVEQITFVREKNRVYAERDGTRVRVLQKERYRGS; encoded by the coding sequence ATGATTGACGTTCCGGGATGGGTACCGATACAACAGGGGGCGATAGTCGTCGCGTTCCTCGTGGCCGGAATCGCCGTCTACGCGATCGACCGACCGGGGGGTCGGTGGGGGGCCGCGCTCCGTCGGCGGTTCCTGCTCGGGATTCCGTGGGGGACCGTCGTGACCGTCGGGTTCGTCGTCGGGGTGTATCTGTTCTTACAGGGCGGACTCCGTCACTGGCATACGCCGGTGACGATTCCGTTCCGCGCGTGGTCGTACTTTTATCCGCTCGGCATGGTGACCGCCGGGTTCTCACACAACGGCGTCGGACACCTGCTCGGGAACCTCGCGGCGACGCTGACGCTGGCTCCGTTGGCCGAGTACGCGTGGGGCCACTACCCGCGCAAACGGGGGTCTACGTCGATGTCGTCGTGGCGGACGAACCCCTACGTGCGAGCGTTTGTCGTCTTCCCCGCCGTCGTCCTCGTCGTCGGCCTCGCGACCTCCGTCTTCGCGCTCGGACCGGTAATCGGGTTCTCCGGCGTCGTCTTCGCGTTCGCGGGGTTCGCACTCGTGAACTATCCGCTGAAGACCGTCGTCGCGTTGGCCGCCGGGCGCGCACTCCGTCTCGTCTACAACGCGATGCAGGAACCGACCGTCACCGCGAGCGGTCGTCCCACTTACATCACGCCGTGGTGGGCTGACATCGCGATTCAGGGACACGCGCTCGGCCTTTTCATCGGCGTCATCTTGGGTCTGTACGTCGTCCGCGCGCGGCCTGCGACCGACCGCCCGTCGGCGCTGAAACTGTGGACCGGGTCCGTGCTCTTCGCCGTCTCGCAGTCGATGTGGGCCATCTACTGGTACCGCGGCGGCGAGACGTACGTCCTGTTTCGCGCCGTCGGCCTCGCTCTCGTCGTCGTGCTGGCGTTGGTCGTCGTCTTCGCCGCCGTCACCTCGGACCGCCCCACGTTGACGCACGCCTTCGACGGCCAGTTCTCCTTCCGGCGGTGGCAGGCGGGCGCGGCCTGTCTCGTCGTCGCCGCCGCCGCCGTCTCCGGCCCCGCGGTGCCGTACAACCTCTACACCGCGAACGGAGGTGACCTGCCCGGCGAACCGGTGCAGGTCGAAGATTACGAGGTGACGTACGCCGAGGACGTGCCGAACGGGATGGTCTCGGCGTTCCAGTTCGACGCGTTCGGCGAGACGACGAACGTCGACACGTCGGGGGTGATAGTCGAAAGCGAGTCCCGCGCCATCTGGACCACGGCGGTGAGCAAAGGCCGATTGGCGTTCGCGGGGAGAGCCCCCATCACCCTCGGCGGCGTCGGGTGGCGCGAGACGGTGTACGCCGAACGCGACGGGTGGGTCGCCGTCGGCGGCGGGACTGCCTACAGGGTCGCCCTCCGCAACGACGGCGAGTCGCGCATCGTCCACACCTCCGAGGCGGCGACCGCAGGCCCCGTCATCGCCGGACGGAACGTCTCCGTCGTCCCGACGGCGGACGGCTACTACATCGAAGTAGAGCGCAGAGACGAGACGGTGAGCGCTCTCGTCCCCGAACGAGGCGAGTCGGTCACCGTCGAACAGATAACGTTCGTCCGAGAGAAAAACAGAGTCTACGCGGAACGCGACGGAACGCGCGTCCGCGTCCTGCAGAAAGAGCGATATCGCGGGTCCTGA
- a CDS encoding METTL5 family protein produces the protein MPTKSALETQLAVVAGFDAPRADLEQYPTPPDLAAHVVHVADLNGDVENRTVVDLGTGTGMLALGAALRGPNRVVGVDIDREALETAVENRVRVGTTTEIDWVLADATRPPLRPEGPTTVLMNPPFGAQRGHEHADRAFLSTAAEVADVSYSIHNAGSREFVEAFTEDEGGEVTHAFRATFTLESQFDFHGEDSKDIETELYRIEWT, from the coding sequence ATGCCGACGAAATCCGCCTTGGAGACGCAACTGGCGGTCGTCGCGGGGTTCGACGCGCCGCGCGCGGACCTCGAACAGTATCCGACCCCGCCGGATCTCGCCGCGCACGTCGTCCACGTCGCGGACCTCAACGGCGACGTGGAGAACCGAACCGTCGTGGACCTCGGCACGGGAACGGGCATGCTCGCACTCGGCGCGGCACTCCGCGGTCCGAATCGGGTCGTCGGCGTCGATATCGACCGCGAGGCGTTGGAGACGGCGGTGGAGAACCGCGTCCGCGTCGGGACGACGACCGAAATCGACTGGGTGCTCGCGGACGCGACGCGCCCGCCACTCCGCCCGGAGGGGCCGACCACGGTGCTCATGAACCCGCCGTTCGGCGCGCAACGGGGCCACGAACACGCCGACCGCGCGTTTCTCTCCACCGCCGCGGAGGTGGCTGACGTCTCGTACTCGATTCACAACGCCGGGTCCCGAGAGTTCGTCGAGGCGTTCACAGAAGACGAGGGCGGCGAGGTGACTCACGCGTTCCGCGCGACGTTCACGCTGGAGAGCCAGTTCGACTTCCACGGCGAGGACTCGAAAGACATCGAGACGGAACTGTACAGAATCGAGTGGACGTGA
- a CDS encoding transcription initiation factor IIB translates to MERPSRQRQREQESETETEADELIACPECESTDIVTDADQGELVCDDCGLVLDERQIDRGPEWRAFNHSERQSKSRVGAPITETMHDRGLTTTIDWKDKDAYGRSLSSEKRSQMHRLRKWQERIRTKDAGERNLQFALSEIDRMASALGVPRSVREVASVIYRRALNEDLIRGRSIEGVATSALYAACRQEGIPRSLDEVAEVSRVPQKEIGRTYRYISQELGLELKPVDPKQFVPRFASALGLSEEVQAKATEIIDVSAEQGLLSGKSPTGFAAAAIYAASLLCNEKKTQREVADVAQVTEVTIRNRYQEQIEAMGFR, encoded by the coding sequence ATGGAACGTCCCAGCCGCCAGCGCCAGCGAGAGCAGGAGTCGGAGACTGAAACAGAGGCTGACGAACTCATCGCGTGCCCGGAGTGTGAGTCCACCGACATCGTCACCGACGCAGACCAGGGTGAACTCGTCTGTGACGACTGCGGGCTGGTCTTAGACGAACGACAGATAGACCGCGGTCCCGAGTGGCGCGCGTTCAACCACTCGGAGCGACAGTCGAAGTCTCGCGTCGGCGCGCCGATAACGGAGACGATGCACGACCGAGGGCTGACGACGACCATCGACTGGAAGGACAAAGACGCCTACGGCCGGTCGCTCTCCTCGGAGAAGCGCTCGCAGATGCACCGTCTCCGCAAGTGGCAGGAGCGAATCCGAACGAAGGACGCGGGCGAGCGCAACCTCCAGTTCGCGCTCTCCGAAATCGACCGCATGGCCTCCGCACTCGGCGTCCCGCGGTCGGTCCGAGAAGTCGCGTCCGTCATCTATCGCCGCGCGCTGAACGAGGACCTCATTCGCGGCCGGTCCATCGAGGGCGTCGCCACCTCAGCGCTGTACGCCGCCTGCCGTCAGGAGGGCATCCCCCGGTCGCTCGACGAAGTCGCGGAAGTATCTCGCGTTCCGCAAAAAGAGATCGGCCGGACCTACCGCTACATCTCTCAAGAACTGGGTCTCGAACTGAAGCCCGTCGACCCGAAGCAGTTCGTCCCCCGTTTTGCCTCCGCTCTCGGTCTCTCCGAGGAGGTACAGGCGAAAGCGACCGAGATAATCGACGTCTCCGCCGAACAGGGACTGCTCTCGGGGAAGTCGCCGACCGGATTCGCCGCCGCGGCCATCTACGCCGCGTCGCTTCTGTGCAACGAGAAGAAGACCCAACGCGAAGTCGCCGATGTCGCGCAGGTGACCGAGGTCACCATCCGCAACCGCTATCAAGAGCAGATCGAAGCGATGGGCTTCCGCTGA
- a CDS encoding flippase activity-associated protein Agl23 has translation MSRDAADGGRRRGGSTDGPSRPRRWDAVVAAVVGLAAVALLARLVSLGARPFHWDEARVGYWTLRYLETGAFEYRPVAGGPLLYLLDRHVFAFLGASDATARLPVAVLGGLLPLCALLFRDRLDGVETVVFAALLALNPLFVYYSRFLRGDVPLAFFALAFVGFALRAYDRGSRRDAYAAAAALPLAVASSGFAAGYLLCWAAAGVLIFDQPSVVVDGGASAKARIADLRDRIRGRWNVVGRAALIFLATTVYCFAPRAGSQADVGLWSPTTWHLVLWEATGGAVWRFFGVRVAGRYPAGTHELFPYLADIADTLARTGLPILVAAAAAFLWTRYARGRDRPLVAGFVYWGAAAAFVFPVVTEVSAPWVAVHVLLPLSLPAAVGISLLLYGAVAAVRTTDATETGLASADAATVAAVVLVFLAVFAQAGAVTASSVYGPSDRENRLAQFAQPSDDIEPLVANVSRFADGDRSTPEVLYVGSEYATGWDPGTEHPPVVDAWGNRLPLPWYFERAGVDEISTENVTTFDQGAERGDPVPPVVVTTPSLRGQMRDRLGEDYKATTYRLGLWGRETVVFVERRGTERREETDSVVRAT, from the coding sequence ATGTCTCGCGACGCTGCCGACGGTGGGCGAAGGAGGGGGGGTTCGACGGACGGCCCGTCGCGCCCGCGCCGGTGGGACGCCGTCGTCGCCGCCGTCGTCGGTCTCGCCGCGGTGGCCCTCCTCGCGCGTCTCGTCTCCCTCGGGGCGCGTCCGTTCCACTGGGACGAGGCCCGCGTCGGCTACTGGACGCTCAGATATCTCGAAACGGGGGCCTTCGAGTACCGTCCCGTCGCCGGCGGACCGCTTCTGTACCTCCTCGACCGCCACGTCTTCGCCTTCCTCGGCGCGTCGGACGCGACGGCGCGACTCCCCGTGGCCGTCCTCGGCGGTCTCTTACCGCTCTGTGCCCTCCTCTTTCGCGACCGACTCGACGGCGTCGAGACCGTCGTCTTCGCGGCCCTGCTGGCTCTCAACCCACTTTTCGTCTACTACTCGCGATTCCTCCGCGGCGACGTTCCGCTCGCGTTCTTCGCGTTGGCGTTCGTCGGGTTCGCGCTTCGCGCGTACGACCGAGGGAGTCGTCGCGACGCGTACGCCGCGGCGGCGGCGCTTCCGCTTGCGGTCGCCTCCTCGGGGTTCGCCGCGGGATATCTCCTCTGTTGGGCCGCCGCGGGCGTCCTCATCTTCGACCAACCGAGTGTCGTCGTGGACGGGGGCGCGTCCGCTAAGGCGCGGATTGCCGACCTCCGTGACCGCATCAGGGGTCGGTGGAACGTCGTCGGGCGCGCCGCTTTGATTTTCCTCGCGACGACCGTCTACTGCTTCGCTCCGCGCGCGGGTTCGCAGGCCGACGTCGGCCTGTGGTCGCCGACGACGTGGCATCTCGTCCTCTGGGAGGCGACGGGCGGCGCGGTCTGGCGGTTCTTCGGCGTCCGCGTGGCGGGTCGGTACCCCGCAGGTACCCACGAACTCTTCCCGTATCTCGCCGATATCGCCGACACGCTGGCACGGACGGGCCTCCCGATACTGGTCGCGGCCGCGGCGGCGTTTCTCTGGACGCGGTACGCCCGCGGGAGAGACCGACCGCTCGTCGCCGGGTTCGTCTACTGGGGCGCGGCGGCGGCGTTCGTCTTTCCCGTCGTCACCGAGGTGTCCGCGCCGTGGGTCGCCGTCCACGTCCTCCTTCCCCTGTCGCTTCCCGCGGCGGTCGGTATCTCCCTCCTGTTGTACGGTGCCGTCGCGGCGGTGCGGACGACAGACGCGACGGAGACCGGTCTCGCGTCCGCGGACGCGGCGACGGTGGCGGCGGTGGTTCTCGTCTTTCTCGCGGTGTTCGCGCAAGCCGGTGCGGTGACCGCGTCGAGCGTCTACGGCCCCTCCGACCGAGAGAATCGCCTCGCGCAGTTCGCCCAACCGAGCGACGATATCGAACCGCTCGTCGCGAACGTCTCTCGGTTCGCCGACGGCGACCGGTCGACGCCGGAGGTGCTGTACGTCGGGTCCGAGTACGCGACGGGGTGGGACCCCGGAACCGAACACCCCCCGGTGGTGGACGCGTGGGGCAACAGGCTCCCGCTTCCGTGGTACTTCGAACGCGCCGGAGTAGACGAGATAAGCACCGAGAACGTGACGACGTTCGACCAAGGCGCAGAGCGCGGCGACCCCGTGCCGCCGGTGGTCGTCACGACTCCGAGTCTCCGCGGACAGATGCGCGACAGACTCGGCGAGGACTACAAGGCGACGACGTACCGACTCGGCCTGTGGGGTCGAGAGACGGTCGTCTTCGTCGAACGGCGAGGAACGGAGAGAAGAGAGGAGACCGATTCGGTCGTCCGAGCGACGTGA
- a CDS encoding universal stress protein, which yields MYERILVPTDGSRATERAVRNALDIAGKYDATVHALYVVDTSVYSSIEAGADVVIESLHEEGQTAVDEVADRARAAGVEAETEVVSGSAHQAILDYADEEAIDLIVMGTHGRTGIDRYLLGSVTEKVVRSSDVPVLTVRMDEEAGDAAGEPAD from the coding sequence ATGTACGAGCGAATACTCGTTCCGACCGACGGGAGTCGAGCGACGGAGAGAGCGGTGCGTAACGCACTCGACATCGCCGGGAAGTACGACGCCACCGTTCACGCCCTGTACGTGGTGGATACGAGCGTCTACTCCTCTATCGAAGCGGGGGCGGACGTCGTCATCGAATCGCTCCACGAGGAGGGACAGACCGCGGTCGACGAGGTAGCCGACCGCGCGCGCGCCGCGGGCGTCGAAGCTGAGACGGAAGTCGTCTCCGGGTCGGCCCACCAGGCCATCCTCGACTACGCCGACGAGGAGGCGATAGACCTCATCGTGATGGGGACGCACGGCCGGACCGGAATCGACCGGTATCTGCTCGGGAGCGTCACCGAGAAGGTCGTCAGAAGCTCCGACGTGCCGGTTCTGACGGTTCGGATGGACGAGGAGGCGGGCGACGCGGCCGGCGAACCCGCCGACTGA